One window of Triplophysa rosa linkage group LG10, Trosa_1v2, whole genome shotgun sequence genomic DNA carries:
- the g2e3 gene encoding G2/M phase-specific E3 ubiquitin-protein ligase yields the protein MKEIKEESTEIKEMKDDKDLICSLCKRSDNCPEKYGEKITLEQQNLTVHYFCLLVSSGVFQRGEEHEGIHGFLVNDIKKEIRRSSKLKCTHCKMYGASVGCFIRTCRQMVHMPCGIEQEFIFQFTDSFPSYCKKHAPIQTCVSSPSLPLPCSVCLEPIEPVLSYNVLKCPACHGSWFHRACVQQHAHSAAMFFFKCTLCNNKDQFQQEMIRMGIHIPERDASWELEENAFGELLQVYQHCDASKCLSQKGRKHGTLSGVWEIIRCMLCGSRGTHRRCSFLKLYETDWTCAECKAAVEEKNSVPLPNYTKSPLAERQERKRLFKGCISDLHSSLISKRQCLPATSAEILMGLACQISQQQCTEVLVGDGNDDGVVKAALAVLRQSDFNPCYTLSVKFSKDKLNNKLRNQRWFLRRLVHNLQTSEVFGGLDGAKNLVLNSQALRDDLYYEVGSLLAISLVHGGPLVGFFSPALYHSLFSYPTDYRPTLQDLGDTVLAHKIRRIADANSTSQLRSAMLSAREYLEAAGCWRKVSKLSEKDMLVEDVLNFYLIIRLQLPLQRFREGLRTLGVFEEVQMCAESFYSVFCGPVETMTAKSILQLFTTRFSEEEDLKAKENTTINFWEQYLHECEEGQCATSIEDILTFATATDAVPAIGFNITPTLSFLNSPDPSCAFPQSHCVNHLILPILPSYEVFKKHVDYAVCQFSVMQYI from the exons atgaaagaaataaaagagGAGAGTACTGAAATAAAGGAGATGAAGGACGATAAGGACCTCA TTTGTAGTCTTTGTAAGCGCAGCGACAACTGTCCAGAAAAGTATGGGGAGAAGATCACCCTCGAACAGCAAAACCTGACTGTCCACTATTTCTGTTTG CTGGTCTCTAGTGGGGTATttcagagaggggaggagcatGAAGGCATTCATGGGTTTCTGGTGAATGACATCAAAAAGGAGATTCGCAGATCTTCTAAGCTG AAGTGCACGCACTGTAAAATGTATGGCGCTTCAGTGGGGTGTTTCATCAGAACCTGCAGGCAGATGGTCCACATGCCTTGTGGAATAGAGCAGGAGTTTATATTCCAGTTCACAGACTCATTTCC GTCTTACTGTAAAAAGCACGCGCCTATTCAGACCTGCGTCTCCAGCCCGAGTCTTCCACTTCCCTGCTCTGTGTGTCTGGAGCCAATTGAACCTGTACTCTCCTACAATGTGCTCAAGTGTCCTGCATGTCATGGAAGCTGGTTTCATAGGGCTTGTGTACAG CAACATGCACACAGTGCTGCTATGTTCTTCTTCAAATGCACGCTCTGCAATAACAAAGACCAGTTCCAGCAAGAAATGATTAGGATGGGAATACACATACCAGAGAG AGATGCATCTTGGGAACTAGAAGAAAATGCCTTTGGAGAATTGCTGCAAGTGTACCAGCACTGTGATGCCAGCAAGTGTCTATCTCAAAAGGGTCGTAAACACGGCACACTCTCAGG CGTTTGGGAAATTATTCGTTGTATGCTCTGTGGATCCAGGGGAACTCATCGGAGGTGCTCCTTCCTCAAGCTTTACGAAACTGACTGGACATGTGCGGAATGCAAAGCCGCTGTTGAGGAGAAAA ATTCGGTGCCCTTACCCAACTATACTAAATCTCCACTGGCTGAAAGGCAAGAGAGGAAGAGGTTATTTAAAGGATGTATCTCTGACCTTCATTCCTCCCTCATCTCTAAAAG GCAGTGTCTGCCAGCCACTTCTGCAGAGATCCTAATGGGTCTGGCTTGTCAGATATCACAGCAGCAGTGCACAGAGGTGTTAGTGGGAGATGGTAATGATGATGGGGTGGTGAAAGCAGCTCTTGCGGTTTTGCGGCAAAGTGACTTTAATCCCTGCTACACACTTTCTGTCAAGTTCTCCAAAGATAAACTAAACAACAAACTCAGAAATCAACGTTGGTTCCTCAGACGTCTTGTTCACAACTTGCAGACGTCTGAAGTCTTTGGGGGACTTGATGGAGCTAAAAACCTGGTTCTGAACTCGCAAG CTCTGAGGGATGATCTTTACTATGAGGTCGGCAGCCTGTTGGCCATCTCTTTGGTTCATGGTGGTCCCCTAGTGGGCTTCTTCTCTCCAGCGCTGTACCACAGTCTGTTCAGCTACCCTACAGACTACAGACCTACACTACAAGACCTTGGAGACACTGTTTTGGCACACAAAATCAGAAGA ATTGCAGACGCAAACTCCACAAGTCAGTTAAGAAGTGCAATGCTGTCAGCCAGAGAGTACTTGGAAGCAGCAGGCTGTTGGCGGAAAGTCAGTAAGCTCTCAGAAAAAGACATGTTGGTGGAGGATGTTCTCAATTTTTACTTGATCATCAGACTACAGCTGCCTCTGCAGAG GTTTCGGGAGGGTCTAAGGACGCTTGGAGTTTTTGAGGAGGTTCAGATGTGCGCTGAAAGTTTCTATTCAGTTTTCTGTGGCCCCGTGGAGACGATGACAGCTAAATCAATCCTGCAGCTCTTTACCACACGGTTTTCAGAGGAGGAAGATCTGAAGGCAAAAGAAAACACAACCATAAACTTTTGGGAACAGTATCTACATGAGTGTGAGG AGGGCCAGTGTGCAACATCAATCGAGGACATTCTTACATTTGCTACTGCTACAGATGCAGTTCCAGCCATCGGATTCAATATCACACCCACTCTTTCTTTCCTAAACTCTCCAGACCCTTCCTGTGCCTTTCCCCAGAGCCACTGTGTCAATCATCTCATTCTTCCTATACTACCCTCTTATGAGGTGTTTAAGAAACACGTGGACTATGCAGTGTGTCAGTTTTCTGTTATGCAGTACATTTGA